The Blautia obeum ATCC 29174 region ATTGTAATGAAGAATATTGAGAACCAATGTAAAGTTCCAATAACGTGGAGTGTGCGAAATGGTAAATTATATACGGATCTTGAATGTGATGTACTTAGAACTTTTGACATTTGGGAAGAGATAGATAGATTAGGAATAATATGTTTGTAAATATATGCTAACATAGAGCACCCTTCGGGGTGCTTTTCTAATGCCAATTTTCATACAGCGTGCACAGTATTTGAGAGGTGAGCTTATGCCAATATATAAACGATGCAGCCGATGTGGGAAGAGAATACAGACCGGCAGCAGATGTCCATGTCAGAAAGAAAGGCACAGAGAGTATGACAGATACAGTCGGGATAATAAGAGTAAGAAGTTTTATGATAGTGCAGAATGGCAACGAATCAGAGAGAATGTGTTGGACATGGATCAATACATAGATGTTTACATGTATATGACAGAAGGCGTTGTGATACGGGCGGATACTGTCCACCACGTAATTCCATTAAGGGATGACTGGAATAAAAGAAATGATCCGGATAATCTTATGAGCTTGAATCATGACACACACAGTAAAATAGAGCAAATATATAAAACAGATAAAGGAAAAATACAGATAGAATTACAGAAAATGCTGAACGAATACCGTGAATTGGTAAGGCAGGGGGCGGTGTAAAAGTTTGGAGCGATTGCTCCAGACCGCACTGCCCCT contains the following coding sequences:
- a CDS encoding HNH endonuclease, which codes for MPIYKRCSRCGKRIQTGSRCPCQKERHREYDRYSRDNKSKKFYDSAEWQRIRENVLDMDQYIDVYMYMTEGVVIRADTVHHVIPLRDDWNKRNDPDNLMSLNHDTHSKIEQIYKTDKGKIQIELQKMLNEYRELVRQGAV